The genomic interval GGTggagcggaggaggggcggAAGCGCTTCGTgcttctgcaggcggccTGCTCGCGGCTTTCCATCGTGTGTGTgagagccgcgacgcagcccctggtgggcgctgctgcgcatgcgccgtcCGCATCTCAGTTCGGCTCTTTGTCCTCCATCGGCACAAATGCAACGATTCTAGAGTGTCTGCGCGCGGTGCAGGTCCTCTGCGAGcagctcgcgggcgtcgacgccgaggaggagagccGAAGAAGTCGCACGCCGCGGGgcgggctggcggcgcctgatcgaggcgcggggggagaagaggtctctctgggcgcggcgctggacgcgTGGGAGGCGTGCGGCGGGAACGCGCTGACGCATTCGgcgacagctgcgcggcctcgtgaGGCGCGACTTCGATTCGTGGCTGTCGTGAGGCTTGTGAAGGACGTGTGTCGAGAGCTGCGCCTGGGCAACGTGGCGCGGGTCCTGAAGGTGGTGGCGCGCCTCAAACGCCTGGTGAAGTCTGTCGTGGTACGAGGGTGTGCCgctcagcggcgcggcggctcagAGACTCCCGCTTGCGGTTCTTATGACTCCGACCAGCGACGAGCGGAgtcggcaggcgacgcggcagaccgGGCACGTGGCTCTCGTACGAGCCCACCTAGTGGTGCTTCCTGGACTGCGGTTCCTGCCGAGGTGTGTCGCGGACCGAGTATCGAGCTGCTGTTGACGGTGCTGTGTCTCCTCGAAGTCTTCGTGAACgatctgcgcgcggccggcgcagaggtCTTCTTCAGGGCGGCCTCTCGACACAGCGGCCTCGAAAAGAAAGGCTCGCGCTTGCAAGACATGCTCCGAAGTCTCCCGGTAggacctgcaggcgcggggaTGGCTGTCGACAGGGCAAAGGTGCCGAGTGGGCCGCGCAAAAAGGCTGCGACGTCGAGTTCAAGTTCAACAGACGCTTCGAGCACCAGTCTGTGTGCGGCTGtctgctcgccgctcgcAGAAGCCAGGGAATTTACTCCGACTCTGCCCCTGTCGATTCAGCGGATTCTGCAGACCGGCAGTTGGCTCAGCGAAAGTACCGCAGACCttcaggccgccgcgcagatgTCGTCGGTGGAGCCCTTAGCAGCGGTCCCGGGCGGTGCTGCCCGCGCAAACAGAACAGAGCCAAAACGTGTCCCTTCAAGCCTCtcacagctgctgccgctggatGCCATTGTCACCAGTCAAACCAGCCTGCGGAAAACAAAGTCTGCCGGCGTTTCGTAGTAACGCCTACAACGCACCCGTGTATGCACAGCTAATGGCGTGCACGCGAAGCTGGGGCATATGTGCTCAGTGTGAGTCTGCACCTCAACACTGTGCTGACTCTTCTGGGCGTGCATGCAACGCTTGTCAATCGGGTCGCTGTTCCTAGTGAGCAGTGCGTCTTTCAGAACCCTGCGCGCATTGAGACTCCCTCACGTGGCCAAAGGGAGCAGGTGCGGGCAGGCAGAGTCCTCGGAGATCGCTCGCCCCCCCGCGTGGCAACACATAAAAAGCACCGACAGAGGAACTGTCAAGTTCTCTCCGTCGTGCGCCCTAGTCGCAATCACAAAATATCCTCGGATCTGCTTTCGTTCGTGGCAAAGCCGCAAGCTGTCTGTGCAGCCTGGCACCGCTCGCAAGCGCCTCAAATCGGCACGAGCACAGAGCATGGCTAGTGCGAGTTGTCGTAGCTGGATTAGCATGCGAGTTGTCGTAGCTGGATTAGCATGCGAGTTGTCGTAGCTGGATTAGCAGGCGCGATGCCGCAGTTCTTTTTCCTGGTTTTAGTTATAATCAAACTGCATATCTTCGCCGAAGCTGATCCGGTAGGCACGCCGCCACGAGGCATCGGCCCGCCCAAAGTGGAAATTTGATTTTGCTCGCCACAGCACACACGCACCCGTGCGTCTATGCAGGCAACAAAGAGAGTTTGGCGGGGCTCTCCTTGTGCCATTCTGAGCGATGCAATGGCGATCCAAGCCATGGTCGTCAGTGCGAGATTAAGTGTTGCAGTGGCACTGGAAACATGTGGAAGCTCGAAGGATTCAAGGTTTTTCTGAGTAACACGTAAACCGTCGTGGCGACGCGCACACCCAGCCGAACGAACagactgccgccgcggctagCGCGACTAGCCGCTGGTGAACAAACACGTATCTTTATCCGTCTCATTGAGCGGCAAGACGTCCCAGCGTTGTCCGCGGGCCTCCGGGGAGGTTTGTGAGAGTGTCTGTTtgccgacgcagacgcacaaTTCTGTGGTTCCATATGTCTCTGAGTTTTGTTGCCTATGAGCGCTTTTGCTGATCGCTCGGCATTGAGGCAGGTCTGTGCAGAAACAAGTAGGCGTCGCCCCTCATCCGCCAGATCTGGTAATTGGCACAAGCAGTGGACTTGATGTCGGGCATCCGGCGACCGGCGTTTCGAGGGTCACGGATTTCGGCCGTCCCCCTTCTTGAAGAGATGAATGGATAATCAGTAAGAGGCCGTTGGTCGATGCTGTCGGATGACCAGAGCGCCTGCCACCTGCGGGGGCGTGTCTGTCCGTTTTCCCTTGTAGGTTTTATTCGTTGGTTTCGCACTCCCGGTACTGCAATGAAGGCAGGCACTGTATTTGCTGTTCTTGCCATCTGCGCATTCCGAGCTTACACCGATGGCTTATCGCTAGGGTTAGCACGCTCCGTGAGCGCAGCCTACGCAACCAATGTTGTTCAACTGCTCAGGAGGCTTCGCAAAGTGCGAAGACATGGCGAAAAGGTGGTTTTGTCTCAGTCGTGTTCCACGAAACCACCTCATCCAACAGAGCCAGGGAATCCTTCGTTTCTGTCGCTGTCGACGGGAGTGAGAACGTCAACCACCTTAATTGGCGTCTTCCGGTTTGTGGGTCGTGGGAATGTCTCGCCCGGCCTGCCGGAGTTCGATGAAAGATTGCCCGCCCAGTCGGCTGTCGCAAACCTCATGGAGAAGTTTAAAATGGAGCACGCCCCAGCCCCACTGCCACCGATCTCGCCAGCGCTTCTAGGCTTCGTGACGCGGGTCACAGGTCTTGACCTGCAGGACACGAAGCAAACTCTGAAATTCAGTGACATCGTAACAGGAGAGAAAATTACTGTGAGGACTAGAGGTCTCATGCCTGCAACCTCCACGTGTCTGACATTTCATGTCGAAAGCGCGGATCGGCGGCACCACTTTGCCTTTCGCGTCCGGGTGGCCGAAGGGGGGACCCCAGGTGTTGAAAAAATGGAAAATGAGGTCGCAGCCTTTGAGGATTCCCTGAGGCTTCTTCGTCGTAAAATGTCTCTGGAGTGCTTCTTTTCCTCAGGGCGACTACTCACGCCTCTCAGAACTCTCTCTTTAAGGCATGTGGAAAACAAGCTTATTCAGCAAGGCGAGTTTTCTCTTCTCAATGAGTTTCACGTGGTTGCGAAGACAGAGGGCACGCTGGAGGACCTGCTCAGAGTTCtagaggcagacgccgaatCAGACAGGGCCAGGTTCAGTATTACTGCGCAGATCACTTCGATTCTTGACTTCCTTCACGGTGCAGGGAAGGGGCAGCCAGAGCTCCATCCGAAGATGTTTCTGATTCACGAGTCGGGCGCCATTGTGCTTGATTTCGACATCGTTCTTCAGGAAGGCAACGATTTCCCGAAAACGCCGTTCGGGAACCCTGTCTGGATGGCTCCCGAGGTGTTACAGCTTTGGACGGGACAACACTCAAGCATTCGGTATGATGCGACAGTTGACGCTTGGCCTACTGGTCTCATCTTGTATAAGCTGTGGTGTGGAACTCTGCCGTTCGGGCTAGACGACAGCAAACCGCTGGACAATCTTTTGGCGGTAATGCAAGATGCGCTTGTTCGCATTAACAGCTCCGAACTGAGTTTTGATGGTTGTCCCCCCATTCCTCGAGTTATTCAGGGTCTGATACAAGGACTTTTGAGGAAGGGATGGGACAGGCTCAAACCTGGGTACCTGATTCGAAAGACTGCGGTATTGAGAACTGCTACGCCAGACGAGATCGCTTCAATTTTGTCTGATAGGTGACATCCATAACGGAGCATCCGCGCTTGGTTACTTCGCCGAAAGTTGTTCGAACAACAACTACGTGGACTTCATTTTCATTTGTTAGCCGATGTTGAAGATGCGTACGTATTGGGCGTCGCTCGGTGCGGATGTGTCTCGCGTGTATGCACAAACAAAAACGGCTTGTAATCGTTTCGTCACAGGACTTCTACGCGCGTGTCCCTGCGTGACAAGCAATGGCTACGCGAATTCGGCAATACATCCGGTGTATGATACTGTAATCCAGCAGTTCTACACTAGGCGATCATGCGTAACTCGCTGAAAAGCGGATAGCTGAGAAGCCTACTTGGGTAAACAGAAAACTATTCTGGAACGGAGTTCCAGCACTGGTATGCGGCGTTGCGCGTGAACGGGGTTTCCTCACAACCACACTGCACCTTCAGGTTGAGCAGAGACTGTCGAGACAGACTTCACGGCGCGACTTAAATGGGCCCCGAAGTGGTGATGTGACTGAAGCTTAGCAATGGGAGCCTTCCCAATCTTGTCACGCTCACCACTGGGGTACCGGTTCACATTCTCCAGCACGAAAAAGGCCTTCCACTGAGCCTTTCGGACTCAGACATTGTTCGTATACTCGCTGCTTAGTAGGAGCACTGTCGTGCTACTCAACACTCACCACAGTCtgtttcttccgcttccgGGCCTCTTACACGGTCCTAACTCCATCTGTGTCGCGTGAAACTCAAGAGAAATCCCCCCACAAGGTGCTCCCACAGCAGGTGCTAGACTATCGGGGCAGCAACGTGCCCTTCACTCTTGCTCCTTGGAAGCCAAAGAGAAATGCGTCGCGTCGAGCACTAAATGACAAAATTGGGGAAAACACGACTCTAGCAGTCGTTGGTCGAATGCTACCGCTCCAATACAACCAGAGTTGCGGTAGATCCACAGACATGCCCTCCTGGCTCGGCAgcctgcaggcctcgcccagtggcgccagccgcgagaaggccgggtacgctcgcggagctgcgcgcctctgcagtccACGATTGCGAGGAAGTCGaacacgccgccgccctttGATTCAAGTGCTGGAGCTCGACCTCGCGCGGTCACAAAAGATCCTTATGACTGCATTTAGACGCGACGCCAAGCGAGTCCGCGTCAACAGCGTGCTGCTCACAACCCTTCATGGTCGCGTTCCCAGGCCGCTGCCGTCAGTCCGCGGATCCTGCAGCTGGCCCAAGAGGAGGGGACTCCAGCCCCGACAAGCCCTGCTGGTGCATCTGAACCCTGCAACAGCGCGAGAACAAGCTCTGACAGGGAAACTGACGGCTCcgcgcgacgaaggagacagtcAGCGACACCCCAGCCCTCCCAACCACTaacgccagcggcggcagagccgACGAAAGTGGCGAAATGTCTTCTCCTCCGCATCTGCTCGGCGCTTAGCAAACTGCAGCGCCGAGACGCTCCCAGCCACGGCGCCGGCACCGTCGGCGAGACGCTACAGCAGGAGCGTCACAGAAAGACGTATTTGCTCTGACACAGAGAACTGCGCCTTCCAGAGCACCGCTTGCATCGCTGCATTAGGCCTACCTGAGCTGAATGGCCTCGTTTTCGTTCTTCAGTTGATCGCAGTAGGCCTGGAGCCGATGGAAGCGGAGCCCGAGGTCATACAgcaccgaggaaagcagctTCATCTCCTTCTTGCTGTTCTCGGCATTCTCCTCCCTGCGAGATCGAAGGACCCGTCACACAGCGATAGGAAGTCGGACGCACGGAGAAAACCGGCGAAAACGAAGTCCCAACTCCTTTCTCAAGAGAGCCATGAAGCAATGCGCAAAACACTTTGCCAGATGCGGCAACCGGCGTCGCTTGGGAGAATACCAGCGCTTCACGGCTGGAGGACAGAAGAGTGATCTAGAGTCGCACTCCAGCGCAAGCCTTCGAGTCGACCCCAGACCCTAAACCTCGCGAccccgcggcagcgaaaCTGTTCCTTCTGGCGCGTGTCGACCTACACAGCCTTTTTGTAGAAATTTGTCTCCCGCTCGCGCAACTGCAGCTGACTCTTC from Besnoitia besnoiti strain Bb-Ger1 chromosome XI, whole genome shotgun sequence carries:
- a CDS encoding hypothetical protein (encoded by transcript BESB_020840), with protein sequence MKAGTVFAVLAICAFRAYTDGLSLGLARSVSAAYATNVVQLLRRLRKVRRHGEKVVLSQSCSTKPPHPTEPGNPSFLSLSTGVRTSTTLIGVFRFVGRGNVSPGLPEFDERLPAQSAVANLMEKFKMEHAPAPLPPISPALLGFVTRVTGLDLQDTKQTLKFSDIVTGEKITVRTRGLMPATSTCLTFHVESADRRHHFAFRVRVAEGGTPGVEKMENEVAAFEDSLRLLRRKMSLECFFSSGRLLTPLRTLSLRHVENKLIQQGEFSLLNEFHVVAKTEGTLEDLLRVLEADAESDRARFSITAQITSILDFLHGAGKGQPELHPKMFLIHESGAIVLDFDIVLQEGNDFPKTPFGNPVWMAPEVLQLWTGQHSSIRYDATVDAWPTGLILYKLWCGTLPFGLDDSKPLDNLLAVMQDALVRINSSELSFDGCPPIPRVIQGLIQGLLRKGWDRLKPGYLIRKTAVLRTATPDEIASILSDR